Proteins encoded within one genomic window of Festucalex cinctus isolate MCC-2025b chromosome 18, RoL_Fcin_1.0, whole genome shotgun sequence:
- the LOC144006679 gene encoding uncharacterized protein LOC144006679 — MSADHPPPYAPPPPAQGSGGFVGATPYQAAPSSYYQGPQQYVTSPGYHTPFYDAPQGWDASKAYGGPPKHTVYVVDQNEGPGHLGMGGGGGGGALRSLLSACSTLLCCCCLCDLLTRHL, encoded by the exons ATGAGTGCCGACCACCCACCCCCGTATGCCCCGCCTCCACCAGCCCAAG GCTCGGGAGGCTTCGTGGGCGCCACGCCTTACCAG GCGGCACCCTCCTCCTACTACCAGGGACCGCAGCAGTACGTGACCTCGCCTGGATACCACACCCCCTTCTACGACGCACCCCAAGGCTGGGACGCATCCAAGGCCTATGGGGGCCCGCCCAAACACACGG TGTATGTGGTTGACCAGAACGAGGGTCCGGGTCACCTCGGCATGGGCGGTGGCGGCGGAGGCGGAGCTTTGAGGTCGTTGTTGTCGGCGTGCTCCACCCTTCTATGTTGTTGCTGTCTGTGTGACCTACTGACGCGTCACCTCTGA